A region of the Vibrio tubiashii genome:
AAGGTGAAGTGTTTAACCCAGAAATGCACCAAGCGATGTCTATCCAAGAAAGCCCAGACCACGAAGCTAATACGGTTATGTTTGTTATGCAGAAAGGTTACGAGCTTAACGGTCGCGTGATTCGCCCTGCAATGGTAATGGTTGCTAAATAATTTTCACACTTAACGTGTTTTAAACAGAAGAGAGGCTTAGGCCTCTCTTTTTTTATCCTCTCAGACCAGTTGTGTTATTTCTCAATAAATAATTGATTTGGTGAATTATTCTTAGTATGAAGTTTAACCGAAAATTAATTTCTGATTTGAAACTTGTAACATTATCGTAAACAAAGTCTTTATTTTGTAACCTTTGTGTGTATTATGTGCGAACTCTGTCGGGAAAACTGGCGGAATAAACTATAAAACCATAAATTAAAAACACAACATTCTGGAGATGAATGATGGATAAATCGCTTTCAAGCAAGATTTTTGTAGGCTTGTTTGCTGGTCTACTGATCGGTACTGCGATCCAGTACTTATTTAGCGGGATTGCAATCTTTGATACTTACCTTCTAGGCGCTGCTGAAGGCGCGGGCGGTATGTTTGTATCACTGATCAAGTTACTTGTTGTACCTTTGGTATACGTTTCAATCGTATGTGGTATTGTTGACCTGAAAGACATCACTGCCTTTGGTCGTCTTGGTGGTAAAACCTTTGCTCTATACATTATTAACACCATCATCGCGATTACTGCGGCGCTTACAGTTGGTATGATTTTCCAACCAGGTGCTGACGCGAACCTAGCAGGTACGATTTCAGAAACGGTTAAACTCACAACAACTGAAACACCTGATATCTTCTCACTAGTGGTTAACATTGTACCAAGCAACCCTGTTCAAGCGTTTGCTAATGGTGACATGCTACAAATCATCTTCATGGCAATCCTGACAGGTCTTGCTATTCAAGCTCTTGATTCACGCGGTGGTCCGGCTATTCGCACATTCAAGATGGCAAACGAAATCATGATGAAGCTAGTTGGTCTAGTAATGAGCCTTGCTCCATACGGCGTATTTGCGCTGATGATTCAGCTAGGTGCAACGTTAGACGCGAACACGCTAATGTCTGTAGCAGGCTATGTAGCGCTTGTTGTGGCAATGCTAGTGTTCTGGATCTTCTTCTTCTACCCAATGGCAGTAGGCATTGCGACAGGTACTTCTCCAAAGACGTTCCTACGTGCAACTCGTGAGCAGATCTTATTCTCTCTATCTACAGCAAGCTCGAACGCGACGATCCCTGTAACAATGCGTACTCTGACTGAGAAGCTACACGTTTCAAAATCAGTAGCCGGTTTTGGTGTACCACTAGGTGCAACCATGAACATGTCTGGTGTGTCTATCTACATCGCACTTGCAACTATCTTCGTAGCAAACGCATTTGGTCAGCCAATCAACACTGCTGATGTGTTCACTCTAGGTCTTACTATCCTACTTCTGTCAATCGGTGCTGGTGGTGTTCCTGGCGGTGGCGTTGTAATGGTTGGTGTTCTTCTTCACCAACTAGGTCTTCCACCAGAAGGTCTAGCAATCATCGCAGCAGTTGACCGTATCAATGATATGTTCTGTACATCTTCTAACGTAGTGGGCGATACAGCAGTAAACACTATCGTTGCTAAAACGGAAGGTGAAATCGGCAAACAAGAAGCAGAAGTAGAAGCGAAACCTGCTCAAGCGAATGCTTAATCAATAAAGTGTCGGAATTTGAAAGCGAGCCATAGGGTTCGCTTTTTTGATCTAAGATTCGAGAAGCTAGAGGTAAGAATCGAGACGTTACTAGCTCGACCTGTGCTTTATGATCAAAGCTCCTAAAATACGTGCAATATCATCGCAAACATTGCACAACTCATCACATTGGTTTGAATGAAGATAATTTAGGGCAGACGCAAGTAGCAATTGGGTTTTGAGTTCTCCCACAGAACCTTTGGCTACATTCAGGAAGTATGCCGTTTCTTTCCCACTTGTTCTTTCTACACCTTCAGCGATATTGCTGGGAATAGATATGCTGGAACGCCTTATTTGGTCACGAAAAGAGTAATCTTGAATATGTTGTACTGAAAGATACGTTTTCTTACAGAGTTCGAAACTTGTTTTCCAGACTTTTAGTTTTTCGTATTTCACGTTAATTCCTATTTAAAACATTAGCTTGACCCAAAGGGTTAATGCTTGCGTATAGAAATAGTATTAATAGTTGAGACTTGACAGGAGTATCAATCTGTTAAAATTGTTTCTCGCCTCTCGCCTCTCGCCTCTCGCCTCTCGCCTCTCGCCTCTCCAAATCTTTTTTAACTTTTTTTCACTTCGTCCCTTGAAAAGCCATTTGCCGCCCTTATCTATTGGGCATAGAGAAGCAAACATCATTATTTTTGTTTGTGAGCAAGGGTTGAAACCCGATTCTCCATCCCCACATAGGGGATATAGCAAAACGAAAATAGAAATTTATTCGGAGATAGCCTGATGGGTAAAATCATTGGTATTGACTTAGGTACTACTAACTCATGTGTTGCTGTACTAGACGGCGACAAACCACGTGTAATTGAAAACGCAGAGGGTGAGCGCACCACTGCATCGGTAATTGGTTACACAGACGGTGAAACGCTAGTAGGTCAACCTGCAAAACGTCAAGCAGTTACTAACCCAACTAACACGCTATTTGCAATTAAGCGTCTTATTGGTCGTCGTTTCGAAGACGAAGAAGTTCAGCGCGACATCGAAATCATGCCTTACAAAATCGTTAAGGCTGACAACGGTGATGCTTGGGTAGAAGCGCAAGGCCAGAAAATGGCAGCTCCTCAGGTTTCTGCTGAAATCCTAAAGAAAATGAAGAAAACTGCAGAAGACTTCCTAGGTGAGGAAGTAACTGGCGCAGTTATCACAGTGCCTGCTTACTTTAACGATGCTCAGCGTCAAGCAACTAAAGATGCTGGCCGTATCGCAGGTCTAGAAGTTAAACGTATCATCAACGAACCAACAGCAGCTGCTCTAGCATACGGTCTAGACAAGCAAGGCGGTGACCGCACTATCGCTGTATACGACCTTGGTGGTGGTACTTTCGATATCTCTATCATCGAGATTGACGAAGTTGAAGGCGAGAAAACATTCGAAGTACTAGCAACTAACGGTGACACTCACTTAGGTGGTGAAGACTTCGATAACCGCATGATCAACTACCTAGTTGAAGAGTTCAAGAAAGAGCAAGGTATCGATCTTAAGAACGATCCTCTAGCAATGCAGCGTGTTAAAGAAGCAGCAGAAAAAGCGAAAATTGAGCTTTCTTCTACTTCTCAAACAGACGTAAACCTACCTTACGTGACTGCAGATGCGACTGGTCCTAAGCACATGAACGTTAAAGTGACGCGTGCGAAGCTAGAATCTCTAGTTGAAGACCTAGTTCAACGTTCTCTTGAGCCTCTGAAAGTTGCTCTAGCTGACGCAGACCTATCTGTAAACGACATTACTGACGTTATCCTAGTTGGTGGTCAGACTCGTATGCCAATGGTTCAAGCGAAAGTTGCTGAGTTCTTCGGTAAAGAAGCTCGTAAAGACGTGAACCCTGATGAAGCAGTAGCAATGGGTGCTGCAGTTCAAGGTGGTGTACTTGCTGGTGATGTTAAAGACGTACTTCTACTAGACGTTACTCCTCTGTCTCTAGGTATCGAGACTATGGGCGGCGTAATGACTAAGCTAGTTGAGAAGAACACTACTATCCCAACGAAAGCGAACCAAGTTTTCTCTACAGCAGAAGACAACCAGAATGCGGTTACAATCCACGTTCTTCAAGGTGAGCGTAAGCAGGCGATGTACAACAAGTCTCTAGGTCAGTTCAACCTAGAAGGTATTCAGCCAGCACCACGTGGTATGCCTCAAATCGAAGTAACTTTCGACCTAGATGCGGACGGTATCCTACACGTATCTGCGAAAGATAAGTCGACTGGTAAAGAGCAGAAGATCACTATCCAAGCTTCTGGCGGTCTAAGCGACGAAGATATCGAGAAAATGGTACAAGAAGCAGAAGCTAACAAAGAAGCGGACAAGAAGTTCGAAGAGCTAGCAACTGCACGTAACCAAGCTGACCAAATGATTCACGGTACTCGTAAGCAAGTGGAAGAAGCAGGTGATGCACTTCCAGCTGACGAGAAAGAGAAGATTGAAGCAGCTATCTCTGAGCTAGAAGAAGCACGTAAGGGCGAAGACAAAGAAGCGATCGACGCTAAAGTTCAAGCACTTATGGCGGCAGCTCAAAAGCTAATGGAAATCGCTCAGCAGCAAGCTCAAGCACAGCAAGGTGCTGAAGCTGGTGCAGAACAAGCACAACCTCAAGACGACGTAGTTGATGCTGAGTTTGAAGAAGTTAAGGAAGACGGCAAGAAGTAATTCTTGATTCGACATACTTAATTTAATTTCTTGCGGGCGTTTGAGGAAACTCATACGCCCGTATGTTTGTAACTAAGATGTCAGTCTAGATAATGGTTCTCGAATCTCGAATCTCGAATCTCGAATCTCGAATCTTTATCTAGAATGATACAAACACCAAGCGGTGTGATAACTATCCTCCGTTTGCAGTACTACATTGGTGACGAAGAACATGTCAAAACGTGATTTTTACGAAGTATTAGGCGTAAGCCGCGATGCATCAGAGCGTGATATTAAAAAGGCGTACAAGCGCCTAGCGATGAAATTCCACCCAGACCGTAACCAGGGTGATGAAAGCGCAGCAGATAAGTTTAAAGAAGTAAAAGAAGCGTACGAAATTCTTCTCGATCCGCAAAAGAAAGCGGCTTATGACCAATATGGTCATGCTGCTTTTGAACAAGGCGGTATGGGCGGCGGCGGCTTTGGTGGCGGCGGTGCAGATTTCGGCGACATCTTTGGTGATGTGTTTGGTGATATCTTCGGTGGCGGTCGTCGTGGTGGCGGTGGTCATCGTGCTCAGCGCGGTGCAGACCTACGTTACAACATGGAACTGTCACTTGAAGAAGCGGTTCGTGGTGTATCTAAAGAAATTGAAGTTCCAACACTGGTTCACTGTGACAGCTGTGAAGGTAGCGGTGCTAAGAAAGGCACTTCTGCGGAAACCTGTGGTACCTGTCATGGTCACGGTCAGGTTCAGATGCGTCAAGGTTTCTTTGCGGTTCAGCAAACCTGTCCTACCTGTCATGGTAAGGGCAAGATCATTAAAGACCCATGTAATGTATGTCATGGACAAGGTCGTAAGCAGAAGACTAAGACCCTTAACGTTAAGATCCCAGCTGGCGTAGATACGGGCGATCGTATTCGTCTTTCTGGTGAAGGTGAAGCAGGAGAGCATGGCGCTCCGGCGGGTGACCTGTACGTTCAAGTTCATGTCAAAGAGCACCATATCTTTGAGCGTGATGGTAACAACCTTTACTGTGAAGTACCTGTGAGCTTTGCTATGGCAGCACTAGGTGGTGAAGTTGAAGTGCCAACACTTGATGGTCGTGTAAACCTTAAAGTTCCAACAGAGACCCAAACTGGTCGCATGTTCCGTATGCGTGGTAAAGGCGTGAAGGGTGTTCGTGGTGGCGGTGTTGGCGATCTGATTGTTAAACTAGTTGTCGAAACGCCAGTAAACCTAAGCTCGCGTCAGAAAGACCTACTAAAAGAATTTGAAGAGTCTTGTGGTGGTGAAGCGGCAACGAAACATAAGCCAAAATCAGAA
Encoded here:
- a CDS encoding dicarboxylate/amino acid:cation symporter, yielding MDKSLSSKIFVGLFAGLLIGTAIQYLFSGIAIFDTYLLGAAEGAGGMFVSLIKLLVVPLVYVSIVCGIVDLKDITAFGRLGGKTFALYIINTIIAITAALTVGMIFQPGADANLAGTISETVKLTTTETPDIFSLVVNIVPSNPVQAFANGDMLQIIFMAILTGLAIQALDSRGGPAIRTFKMANEIMMKLVGLVMSLAPYGVFALMIQLGATLDANTLMSVAGYVALVVAMLVFWIFFFYPMAVGIATGTSPKTFLRATREQILFSLSTASSNATIPVTMRTLTEKLHVSKSVAGFGVPLGATMNMSGVSIYIALATIFVANAFGQPINTADVFTLGLTILLLSIGAGGVPGGGVVMVGVLLHQLGLPPEGLAIIAAVDRINDMFCTSSNVVGDTAVNTIVAKTEGEIGKQEAEVEAKPAQANA
- a CDS encoding four helix bundle protein gives rise to the protein MKYEKLKVWKTSFELCKKTYLSVQHIQDYSFRDQIRRSSISIPSNIAEGVERTSGKETAYFLNVAKGSVGELKTQLLLASALNYLHSNQCDELCNVCDDIARILGALIIKHRSS
- the dnaK gene encoding molecular chaperone DnaK, whose protein sequence is MGKIIGIDLGTTNSCVAVLDGDKPRVIENAEGERTTASVIGYTDGETLVGQPAKRQAVTNPTNTLFAIKRLIGRRFEDEEVQRDIEIMPYKIVKADNGDAWVEAQGQKMAAPQVSAEILKKMKKTAEDFLGEEVTGAVITVPAYFNDAQRQATKDAGRIAGLEVKRIINEPTAAALAYGLDKQGGDRTIAVYDLGGGTFDISIIEIDEVEGEKTFEVLATNGDTHLGGEDFDNRMINYLVEEFKKEQGIDLKNDPLAMQRVKEAAEKAKIELSSTSQTDVNLPYVTADATGPKHMNVKVTRAKLESLVEDLVQRSLEPLKVALADADLSVNDITDVILVGGQTRMPMVQAKVAEFFGKEARKDVNPDEAVAMGAAVQGGVLAGDVKDVLLLDVTPLSLGIETMGGVMTKLVEKNTTIPTKANQVFSTAEDNQNAVTIHVLQGERKQAMYNKSLGQFNLEGIQPAPRGMPQIEVTFDLDADGILHVSAKDKSTGKEQKITIQASGGLSDEDIEKMVQEAEANKEADKKFEELATARNQADQMIHGTRKQVEEAGDALPADEKEKIEAAISELEEARKGEDKEAIDAKVQALMAAAQKLMEIAQQQAQAQQGAEAGAEQAQPQDDVVDAEFEEVKEDGKK
- the dnaJ gene encoding molecular chaperone DnaJ, which encodes MSKRDFYEVLGVSRDASERDIKKAYKRLAMKFHPDRNQGDESAADKFKEVKEAYEILLDPQKKAAYDQYGHAAFEQGGMGGGGFGGGGADFGDIFGDVFGDIFGGGRRGGGGHRAQRGADLRYNMELSLEEAVRGVSKEIEVPTLVHCDSCEGSGAKKGTSAETCGTCHGHGQVQMRQGFFAVQQTCPTCHGKGKIIKDPCNVCHGQGRKQKTKTLNVKIPAGVDTGDRIRLSGEGEAGEHGAPAGDLYVQVHVKEHHIFERDGNNLYCEVPVSFAMAALGGEVEVPTLDGRVNLKVPTETQTGRMFRMRGKGVKGVRGGGVGDLIVKLVVETPVNLSSRQKDLLKEFEESCGGEAATKHKPKSEGFFNGVKKFFDDLTS